A window from Dysidea avara chromosome 2, odDysAvar1.4, whole genome shotgun sequence encodes these proteins:
- the LOC136247602 gene encoding ATP-dependent DNA helicase RecQ-like isoform X1 — translation MIAMFLNFIIMFLNFIITAQPGSIVVCVSPLIAIMKEQAARFSALGISAEFVGEDQTDPRVKSRVLRGNVQLLFISPENLLCNWVYRNMLLTDQYKKSLVCVAVDEAHCVKTWGDKFRTAFAQIGEVRCLIPSSVNVMALTATSTIETFQVVLQRLSLFNPVTVAVSPNRGNIKLLVQPSKSLKEFGATIVQELKAKRKRYPKTVIFTHSYLDCTNLFLTMACSLRKDITFPAGYPNLLKYRLITMYTRATTDEMKSKIMASFTQESSTLRIVIATTSFSMGIDIPDIRQIIHWGPPTDIEQYVQEIGRAGRNGKESLAILMFEKANRFTKQAMRIYAECKTECRRKNLFGNFIQYIHNRPTL, via the exons ATGATTGCCATGTTTTTAAACTTCATAATCATGTTTTTAAACTTCATAATAACAGCTCAACCAGGAAGCATTGTTGTTTGTGTGAGCCCATTGATAGCAATCATGAAAGAACAAGCAGCAAGATTCAGTGCTTTAGGAATATCTGCTGAGTTTGTAGGCGAGGATCAAACTGATCCTAGAGTGAAGTCAAGGGTTTTGAGAGGAAACGTACAACTGTTATTTATAAGCCCTGAGAATTTGTTGTGCAATTGGGTATATCGGAACATGCTTCTAACAGATCAGTACAAGAAGTCACTCGTTTGCGTTGCTGTTGATGAGGCACACTGTGTCAAGACTTG GGGAGATAAATTCCGTACTGCATTTGCTCAAATAGGAGAAGTAAGATGTCTCATACCCAGCAGTGTCAATGTTATGGCACTCACAGCCACTTCTACCATTGAAACATTTCAAGTTGTTTTACAGCGACTGTCTCTGTTTAACCCAGTAACTGTTGCCGTGTCACCAAACAGAGGAAACATAAAGTTACTAGTGCAGCCGTCTAAATCATTAAAGGAGTTTGGCGCAACCATTGTCCAGGAGCTTAAAGCCAAGAGAAAAAGATACCCCAAAACTGTGATTTTCACCCACAGCTACCTAGATTGCACTAACCTGTTTTTGACTATGGCATGTTCCTTGCGGAAGGATATAACTTTTCCTGCAGGATATCCTAACCTGTTGAAGTATCGTTTGATAACCATGTATACACGTGCTACTACTGACGAGATGAAGAGCAAGATTATGGCCTCTTTTACACAAGAAAGCAGCACTCTTCGTATAGTCATTGCCACAACATCCTTTAGTATGGGTATAGACATTCCAGACATCCGTCAGATCATTCACTGGGGCCCTCCAACTGATATAGAACAATACGTTCAAGAAATTGGACGTGCAGGCCGAAATGGAAAGGAATCTTTGGCTATACTTATGTTTGAAAAAGCCAATAGATTTACTAAACAAGCCATGAGGATATATGCTGAGTGCAAAACAGAATGCCGACGTAAAAACCTATTTGGAAATTTTATTCAATACATTCATAACAGACCCACATTGTAA
- the LOC136248222 gene encoding probable outer membrane protein pmp20: MITSAFLLIVIFQDIGIRISDADVGTNNSSIQEGESPTRTYHSTFDTLVNGASNNSIINISTTTVLSSIVVLEYLENITIIGDSIDCKNTGSVKFISCKNVTFEGISWERCGSSTNPAIGFTHSSNVVIQSCSFHHSTGQAVVMSNMSGNVYINNCQFTHNNEYKGHGTAIHISQSENHVQSKTVIDKCNFALNGPAQSVVYVDDMPTFRNLIIQNSVFVQNEGVPIYISFTSLHLNDNLLFEQNEATAGGGIYSIHSNIVFHDTSDVTFHRNSAQTNGGCMVLNESNVSFIGKSTAEFTNNHATQEGGVIYLSSKSNISFSNISTLMFSNNSANDGGGALQCGDNSYVNFDDTVSVQFVNNSAQVGGAIHSPQNSDCVIAFDGNSSVTFASNRADNSGGAISGSATITFDGKASIIFASNMATPVEDRTKGTGGAISVMYSSISFNGSTSIKFDNNKASDDGGAIYGVSSTITSDNNASISFLNNRVTSTVTYTEGRGGAISVIHSKISFNGSTSMKYDANTASYSGGAIYGDSSVITSDGTVSITFHNNRATRGGAISVSHYSSITVNGNTSIKFEKNIASYRGGAIYGDDSVITFDENVSMTFLDNRVTTTTAMARGTGGAISVSGSNISFSGSTSVKYLINIADDSGAIYGDDSAIITFNGNASVNFLGNRAYGGKGGAIRVMRSNIIFSGNSSITFCLNEAAVGGAIYGFSMSTIISDGNASITFVNNNAYTDQCDQRPISEGKGGAISIDRSVIVFNGNTSVQFDNNQADFGGAIYGTRANTSFSGKNMSVTFLNNYASVNGGAVHGDDSTIVFDGNMSIIFHGNHADQYGGAIGVHSGSNVKFDGKLMSATFDNNNAGMNGGAIYGVHTDIAFNGKKLVEFVRNNAGDSGGGIHGKNSNIFDGNMSVTFVNNCANNDGSAMYAVNSNITFDGDVSVMFHDNCKANRGGAFYGEGSNILFNGNVSGMFINNSATKGGAYYGCSTVIKFSGGTSVKFVTNFATDGGAVCGIDHSEIIFDENTEVQFSRNTATHGAAVYISTNSSVTSSGDSIINFAFNSAVEGGGALYTSEPNIILNENTSQSVYASSIKFSGNSTTLFSSNTATRGGVVCSLRKSSISFYEDSTVNFNHNIGTEGGALYLEDDVGVSFDGNTSVTFTNNSAETGGAIYARKECYIVFNVNSQVNFSGNQAKLDGGAIAFVSSSIVSFTGTSLNYKIARQNSKASMKDSGIRFCGNSSVTLQSNKAMQCGGAIYSFSGTVIIFEGDSNVMFNNNKAKEQGGAVYLTSQSFIFFMGNSQVVFVSNEASLSGGAIGSLGDGLIYTGDASNLTFFKNSCSYFGGAIYLFENTTAIFSGYSQITFQKNTATSGGAMYLDNNFTLSFDDYSNVTYLLNYVDQYGGAVYGNLVGNINSKIIVNATFNHTHFQSNTASSGPNIYMDIPTKCDNECRNHIIVDGSYDDFFDSNFTDYIRTQPSKLVLNNIAKCVHHGNDSDMNCINSTYLVEGIMLGQEIIIDACVLDHFNNTASATQFTVNSNNETYYIDGPDVILISCDKFRGIRITGSEVGNPINVSMTITSQIDSQSDFKRISIQLITKLSPCHPGFHYSNTTQRCECYSETNIVICLDDHTSIIKRGYWFGQSPGIGKATVSVCPKNYCSFDCCEATDVYYQLSPERHNQCSSHRSGTACGSCEEDYTLSFDSVECVSIDKCTTGQTVMVVTLSMIYWIVIVILVFIMTYYHVGIGYLYAITYYYSMLDILLGQNLYLFQGLFTTVSIITSIAKITPQFLGHFCLVENMSGIDQQFIHYVHPLAVTIIVALLCKLARISYRFSAFVSRGIIRVICYLLLLSYTSVATTSLLLLRSLTFDNVDKVYTYLSPDIEYCHGRHLPYFIVAVLCTLVIVIGLPLLLLLEPFLNHKINFTRMKPLLDQFQGYYKDKHRCFAAYYMICRLIILVMIIANPTLNITAQFLLVALCTTLALIQLNVRPYASNTLNIFDGFLLQIMILVSMAPLVDIYDENLFLSLAFISITLPLIVFVVMELFIHRKVIKKISARVCHKPIAHSNYLLMDDSVAPRKAINLNRIHREDCAYYQESLMEVMNDIKD, from the exons ATGATAACCAGCGCATTTCTGCTGATAGTCATCTTCCAAGACATTGGAATAAGAATTTCTGATGCTGATGTAGGTACTAATAATTCAAGTATTCAAGAGGGAGAATCTCCGACTAGAACTTATCATTCAACTTTTGATACACTTGTTAATGGAGCTagtaataatagtattattaaTATATCAACTACAACTGTTTTGTCTTCAATTGTGGTACTAGAATATCTTGAGAACATCACAATTATTGGGGACTCCATTGATTGTAAGAATACCGGATCAGTGAAGTTTATAtcatgtaaaaatgtcaccttTGAAGGTATCAGCTGGGAGAGGTGTGGTTCTTCAACTAACCCTGCAATTGGTTTTACCCATTCATCCAATGTTGTGATTCAGAGTTGTTCATTTCACCATTCAACAGGACAAGCTGTTGTAATGTCAAACATGTCAGGAAATGTGTACATTAATAATTGTCAGTTTACACATAACAATGAGTATAAAGGTCACGGTACAGCTATACACATCTCTCAATCTGAAAATCATGTTCAATCAAAGACAGTAATTGACAAGTGCAATTTTGCTTTGAATGGACCAGCTCAAAGTGTGGTTTATGTTGACGATATGCCAACCTTCCGTAACCTGATCATACAAAATTCTGTATTTGTACAAAACGAAGGAGTACCCATATACATTTCATTTACCAGTCTTCACCTCAATGATAATTTATTATTTGAACAGAATGAAGCCACTGCTGGTGGAGGAATTTATAGTATTCATTCTAACATCGTATTCCATGATACATCTGATGTGACCTTCCACAGAAATTCTGCTCAAACTAATGGTGGGTGTATGGTCCTTAATGAATCTAATGTTTCATTTATAGGAAAGTCAACAGCAGAATTTACAAACAATCATGCAACACAAGAAGGTGGTGTGATATATTTGTCAAGTAAATCTAATATCTCTTTCAGCAATATCTCCACACTAATGTTCAGTAACAATTCGGCTAATGATGGGGGAGGAGCACTACAGTGTGGAGATAATTCATATGTTAATTTTGACGATACTGTATCAGTGCAATTTGTCAACAACAGTGCACAGGTAGGAGGTGCTATTCATTCACCACAGAATAGTGACTGTGTCATTGCATTTGATGGAAATTCATCAGTAACATTCGCCAGCAATAGAGCAGACAATAGTGGAGGAGCTATTTCTGGTTCTGCTACTATTACATTTGATGGAAAGGCATCAATAATATTTGCTAGCAATATGGCCACCCCAGTAGAAGACCGTACAAAGGGGACAGGGGGAGCTATCAGTGTGATGTACTCCAGCATTTCATTTAATggtagcacatcgataaaattTGATAACAACAAAGCATCTGATGATGGAGGAGCAATTTATGGTGTTTCGTCTACTATTACATCTGATAACAATGCATCAATATCTTTCCTTAACAATAGGGTCACCTCAACAGTAACCTATACAGAAGGGAGAGGGGGAGCTATCAGTGTTATACACTCCAAGATTTCATTTAATGGTAGCACATCAATGAAATATGATGCCAACACAGCATCTTATAGTGGAGGAGCAATTTATGGTGATTCGTCTGTTATTACATCTGATGGAACTGTATCAATAACTTTTCATAACAATAGGGCCACAAGAGGGGGAGCTATCAGTGTATCACATTACTCCAGCATTACAGTCAATGGTAATACATCAATAAAATTTGAAAAGAACATAGCATCTTATCGTGGAGGAGCAATTTATGGAGATGACTCTGTTATTACATTTGATGAAAATGTATCAATGACTTTCCTTGACAATAGAGTCACCACAACAACAGCAATGGCAAGAGGGACAGGAGGAGCGATTAGTGTATCAGGTTCCAATATTTCATTTAGTGGCAGCACGTCAGTAAAATATCTTATCAACATAGCAGATGATAGTGGAGCAATATATGGAGATGATTCAGCTATAATTACATTTAATGGAAATGCATCAGTAAATTTCCTAGGCAACAGGGCCTATGGAGGGAAAGGGGGAGCTATCAGAGTGATGCGATCCAACATTATATTCAGTGGTAACTCATCAATAACGTTTTGTCTCAATGAGGCAGCTGTAGGAGGAGCTATTTATGGATTTAGTATGTCTACAATTATATCTGATGGAAATGCATCTATAACATTTGTTAACAATAACGCTTACACCGATCAGTGTGATCAGAGACCCATTAGTGAGGGGAAGGGTGGAGCTATTAGCATAGACAGGTCTGTTATTGTGTTTAATGGGAACACATCGGTACAGTTTGATAATAACCAAGCAGATTTTGGAGGTGCAATTTATGGAACAAGGGCTAATACTTCATTTAGTGGAaaaaatatgtcagtaacaTTTCTGAATAATTACGCATCTGTGAATGGAGGAGCTGTACATGGAGATGATTCTACTATTGTATTTGATGGAAACATGTCAATAATATTTCATGGGAACCATGCAGATCAATATGGAGGAGCTATAGGAGTACATTCTGGATCTAATGTTAAATTTGATGGGAAATTAATGTCAGCaacatttgataataataatgctgGTATGAATGGAGGAGCTATTTATGGTGTGCATACTGATATTGCGTTTAATGGAAAGAAGTTAGTAGAGTTTGTTAGGAACAATGCAGGTGACAGTGGAGGAGGAATTCATGGAAAAAATTCAAATATTTTTGATGGGAACATGTCAGTGACATTTGTTAACAATTGTGCAAACAATGATGGAAGTGCAATGTATGCAGTTAATTCTAATATTACATTTGATGGAGATGTGTCAGTGATGTTTCATGATAATTGTAAAGCAAACAGGGGTGGAGCCTTTTATGGAGAGGGTTCCAACATCTTATTTAATGGAAATGTTTCAGGAATGTTCATTAACAATAGTGCCACTAAGGGAGGAGCTTACTACGGATGTTCTACTGTTATTAAATTTAGTGGTGGCACTTCAGTAAAATTTGTTACAAATTTTGCAACTGATGGGGGAGCTGTTTGTGGAATTGATCATTCTGAAATTATATTTGATGAAAATACAGAAGTGCAATTTAGTAGAAATACTGCTACACATGGAGCTGCAGTGTATATTAGTACTAACTCTTCTGTCACATCAAGTGGAGAttcaattataaattttgctttCAATAGTGCGGTTGAAGGAGGAGGAGCATTATACACTTCTGAGCCCAATATCATATTAAATGAAAACACATCACAATCTGTATATGCTTCTAGTATCAAATTTTCAGGGAATTCTACAACACTCTTTAGTAGTAATACAGCAACGCGTGGAGGAGTTGTATGTTCTTTGAGAAAATCTTCCATTTCATTTTATGAAGACTCAACTGTGAATTTTAATCATAACATTGGCACAGAAGGGGGAGCTTTGTATTTAGAAGATGACGTTGGTGTCTCATTTGATGGAAACACATCAGTAACATTTACTAATAACAGTGCAGAAACTGGTGGAGCTATTTATGCTAGAAAGGAATGCTATATAGTATTTAATGTGAATTCACAGGTGAATTTTAGTGGTAATCAAGCTAAACTAGATGGAGGAGCAATAGCTTTTGTTAGTAGCTCTATTGTTTCATTTACAGGAACCTCattgaattacaaaatagcaAGACAAAATTCCAAAGCATCCATGAAAGATTCCGGCATTAGATTCTGTGGTAATTCATCTGTTACACTACAAAGCAACAAAGCAATGCAGTGTGGTGGAGCCATATATTCATTTAGCGgtactgttataatttttgaagGAGACTCTAACGTAATGTTTAACAATAACAAAGCTAAAGAGCAAGGGGGAGCAGTTTATTTGACCAGCCAATCTTTCATCTTCTTTATGGGAAACTCTCAAGTTGTATTTGTAAGCAATGAAGCCAGCCTTAGTGGTGGAGCTATAGGATCTCTTGGTGATGGTTTAATCTATACTGGCGATGCTTCCAATTTAACATTTTTTAAGAATAGTTGCAGCTATTTTGGCGGGGCTATTTACCTATTTGAAAACACTACTGCAATTTTTTCTGGATACTCACAAATAACATTTCAGAAGAACACAGCAACAAGTGGTGGAGCCATGTATCTGGACAATAACTTCACATTGTCATTTGATGATTATTCTAATGTCACATACTTGCTTAATTATGTCGATCAATATGGTGGAGCTGTTTATGGTAATCTTGTAGGAAATATTAACAGCAAAATTATAGTTAATGCTACATTCAATCATACCCATTTTCAAAGCAACACTGCATCTTCTGGTCCTAACATTTATATGGATATACCAACTAAATGTGACAACGAATGTCGTAATCACATTATTGTCGATGGTTcatatgatgatttctttgataGCAATTTTACTGATTACATCCGTACTCAACCTAGTAAACTGGTGTTAAATAACATAGCTAAATGTGTTCACCATGGCAATGATTCTGATATGAATTGTATCAATAGTACATATCTAGTTGAAGGTATAATGCTTGGACAAGAAATAATAATTGATGCTTGTGTATTGGACCACTTCAACAACACTGCTAGTGCAACACAGTTCACAGTAAACAGTAACAATGAGACGTATTATATTGATGGTCCCGATGttattttgatatcatgtgacAAGTTTCGAGGTATTAGAATAACAGGGAGTGAAGTGGGTAATCCAATAAATGTTTCAATGACAATAACATCACAAATTGATAGTCAGTCTGACTTTAAAAGAATTTCAATACAACTAATAACCAAACTATCACCTTGTCATCCTGGTTTCCATTATAGCAATACAACACAAAGGTGTGAGTGTTACAGTGAGACTAATATTGTAATATGTCTTGATGATCATACATCAATTATcaaaagaggttactggtttggtCAAAGTCCAGGTATTGGTAAAGCAACAGTGTCAGTTTGTCCTAAAAATTACTGCAGTTTTGATTGTTGTGAGGCGACTGATGTATATTACCAGCTCTCTCCTGAAAGACATAATCAGTGTAGTTCACACAGATCAGGTactgcttgtggtagttgtgaagaAGATTATACTCTCTCATTTGATTCTGTAGAATGTGTAAGTATTGACAAATGTACAACAGGACAGACAGTAATGGTAGTCACATTATCAATGATATACTGGATAGTCATAGTTATACTAGTGTTTATTATGACATACTATCATGTTGGGATTGGTTATTTGTAtgctattacatactattacagtatgctGGATATTTTACTAGGTCAAAACTTGTATCTATTTCAAGGACTGTTTACAACTGTAAGTATTATCACCAGCATAGCAAAAATAACTCCACAATTTCTAGGACATTTTTGTTTAGTGGAGAACATGAGTGGAATTGACCAACAGTTCATTCATTATGTACATCCACTAGCTGTCACTATCATTGTTGCATTATTGTGTAAATTAGCAAGAATATCATACAGGTTTTCGGCATTTGTTAGTAGAGGAATCATCCGTGTTATATGTTACCTATTGCTCTTGTCATATACTTCTGTCGCCACAACTTCATTACTGCTGTTGAGATCACTGACATTTGATAATGTGgataaggtttacacttaccTATCTCCTGACATAGAGTACTGTCATGGTCGTCATCTACCATATTTTATTGTAGCAGTGTTATGTACACTAGTGATTGTGATTGGTCTACCACTTCTACTACTATTAGAGCCATTCCTAAACCACAAGATCAACTTTACCAGGATGAAACCATTactggatcagtttcaaggatacTACAAAGACAAGCATCGTTGCtttgcagcttattacatgATTTGTCGACTTATTATTTTAGTAATGATCATTGCAAATCCTACATTGAATATCACTGCCCAATTTTTGCTGGTTGCTTTGTGTACAACATTGGCCCTGATACAACTGAATGTAAGACCATATGCAAGTAACACTCTCAACATCTTTGATGGGTTTCTTTTACAAATAATGATCTTGGTATCAATGGCACCACTTGTTGATATTTATgatgaaaatttatttttatcaCTTGCGTTCATTTCAATAACACTGCCTTTAATAGTGTTTGTTGTGATGGAACTCTTCATTCACAGAAAGGTTATCAAGAAAATAAGTGCCCGTGTATGCCATAAACCTATTGCTCATAGTAATTATTTGCTTATGGATGACAGTGTTGCACCAAGGAAAGCCATAAATCTGAACAG AATCCATCGTGAGGATTGTGCCTACTACCAAGAATCTTTAATGGAAGTGATGAACGACATCAAGGATTGA
- the LOC136247602 gene encoding ATP-dependent DNA helicase RecQ-like isoform X2 codes for MIYGLLPLLFDKMRAQPGSIVVCVSPLIAIMKEQAARFSALGISAEFVGEDQTDPRVKSRVLRGNVQLLFISPENLLCNWVYRNMLLTDQYKKSLVCVAVDEAHCVKTWGDKFRTAFAQIGEVRCLIPSSVNVMALTATSTIETFQVVLQRLSLFNPVTVAVSPNRGNIKLLVQPSKSLKEFGATIVQELKAKRKRYPKTVIFTHSYLDCTNLFLTMACSLRKDITFPAGYPNLLKYRLITMYTRATTDEMKSKIMASFTQESSTLRIVIATTSFSMGIDIPDIRQIIHWGPPTDIEQYVQEIGRAGRNGKESLAILMFEKANRFTKQAMRIYAECKTECRRKNLFGNFIQYIHNRPTL; via the exons ATGATTTATGGCTTATTGCCACTACTGTTTGATAAGATGAGAG CTCAACCAGGAAGCATTGTTGTTTGTGTGAGCCCATTGATAGCAATCATGAAAGAACAAGCAGCAAGATTCAGTGCTTTAGGAATATCTGCTGAGTTTGTAGGCGAGGATCAAACTGATCCTAGAGTGAAGTCAAGGGTTTTGAGAGGAAACGTACAACTGTTATTTATAAGCCCTGAGAATTTGTTGTGCAATTGGGTATATCGGAACATGCTTCTAACAGATCAGTACAAGAAGTCACTCGTTTGCGTTGCTGTTGATGAGGCACACTGTGTCAAGACTTG GGGAGATAAATTCCGTACTGCATTTGCTCAAATAGGAGAAGTAAGATGTCTCATACCCAGCAGTGTCAATGTTATGGCACTCACAGCCACTTCTACCATTGAAACATTTCAAGTTGTTTTACAGCGACTGTCTCTGTTTAACCCAGTAACTGTTGCCGTGTCACCAAACAGAGGAAACATAAAGTTACTAGTGCAGCCGTCTAAATCATTAAAGGAGTTTGGCGCAACCATTGTCCAGGAGCTTAAAGCCAAGAGAAAAAGATACCCCAAAACTGTGATTTTCACCCACAGCTACCTAGATTGCACTAACCTGTTTTTGACTATGGCATGTTCCTTGCGGAAGGATATAACTTTTCCTGCAGGATATCCTAACCTGTTGAAGTATCGTTTGATAACCATGTATACACGTGCTACTACTGACGAGATGAAGAGCAAGATTATGGCCTCTTTTACACAAGAAAGCAGCACTCTTCGTATAGTCATTGCCACAACATCCTTTAGTATGGGTATAGACATTCCAGACATCCGTCAGATCATTCACTGGGGCCCTCCAACTGATATAGAACAATACGTTCAAGAAATTGGACGTGCAGGCCGAAATGGAAAGGAATCTTTGGCTATACTTATGTTTGAAAAAGCCAATAGATTTACTAAACAAGCCATGAGGATATATGCTGAGTGCAAAACAGAATGCCGACGTAAAAACCTATTTGGAAATTTTATTCAATACATTCATAACAGACCCACATTGTAA